The Nymphaea colorata isolate Beijing-Zhang1983 chromosome 11, ASM883128v2, whole genome shotgun sequence genome includes the window CATATTTGACCAAAATAGTTATATTCATAcatctttacaaaaaaatattgtgtaCAAGAGtgtataatgaccaaaatacttttaACTAAGTAAAAATTAtagttattttattaaaatgaaaagttgtttaaaagttaaaagtttaagatatacattttttttataaaaaaagttattaaataCCCAACCCCTTCTTTTCCCCTATAGTATATATTTGTTATGTGCACCATACAACTCGATCTCACGTTTGACTACCCTAATAAATCAGTGCATAAGATAATGTCGAGAACACATGCTCTAATTGAACAAATTAACTTAAAAGTGACATAAATCCGTCTATACATTGAACACACTATAGGCCAACTCTCACTGATTCGAGGGATCGCGATTATCAGGAATCATCAACCAAATCGGTTCCCATGcccaattccttttttttaggCTTTTAACAGATGATCATCCAATTGGGtgttctgtctttttttttttcttttttttttcttccgttACAACCATTTGAACTTGCAGCTTGTCAAAATAGCATCCCTTCGTCATCAACAGACAATTAACAGTCTACATGATCGCCTGCTAATTGTTTTTCTCTGCCTATAAAATGGGTTGTTCTCAAAATGCAGAACAAAGCAACCCACCATCTCCCAATCTCCAGCAAACTCCACCACCTACCAACAACAGTAGCACCATGGCCATGCCACCACAGTCGCATTGCCTCTCTTCCGTCCTCCCCATCCTTCTCCTCGCCATCCATCTCCTCCCCTTCtgctcctccacctcctctatCAGGGTCGACGTCTTCGTCAATCTTGTCCAAGTCGATGCCCACCTGAACTTAACCTACCACGAGCGACTACACCGGGTGATGAACCGAAGCCATCAACGGGCCATGAACTTGCAGCACCGTGGCCAGAGAGGGCGGCGCCACCGCACAGCCCCACGACCACTGGACCATAATTCGTCAAGCATCGAGACCCCGCTGCAAGCTGGGCACGGCGAGTTTCTAATGAAGCTCGCAATAGGAAATCCCCCAACTTCCTTCATGGCCATCGTCGATACAGCAAGCGATCTAATTTGGACTCCGTGCAGCCCTTGCACCCTTTGCCCCGACCAGCCCTCGACGGTTTTCGATCCTCAGGGCTCGGCTTCCTACTCAAAGTTGTCATGCTCGAGCCCATCTTGCAGCGCCCTGCCCCACGTTTGCGACCCTTTAAGCAACGACTGCCAGTATATCTACAGGTATGGGGATCAGTCGACCACCAGCGGGTACCTAAGCTCGGAAACCTTCACCTTGGGCTCCGCCTCGTTCGAGAACGTGGGGTTCGGCTGTGGCACCATGAACTGGGGCTTCCATGAGGGCGCCGGCTTGGTTGGTCTGAATCGTGGCCGGCTGTCGCTGATCTCTCAGCTCGGCGCCTCGGTCGGCTACCAGTTCTCCTACTGTTTGAGTGGGCTGGAGGGCGGGAGCTCTAGTTCGAGTCGCCTGGCCTTCGGACCCAACTCGTCCTTGCCGAGCTCATCTGTGGGTGCCATCAAGTTGCCGTTGTTGATCAACTCCAGAAGTCCGGATTTCTACTTTGTGGATTTGGAGGGCATTAGCGTCGGAGGAAGGCGTCTGCCCATCGAAGCTTCAGCATTCCAGTTCAAGCAGGGGGGAACTGGTGGTGTCGTTGTGGACTCGGGCTCCGCCCTTATGTATCTTGTTGCAGAGGCATACAGGTATAGCACCATTCCCTTTACCGGAATTCATCTTATTATCATGCATATCCTAAATAGTTCCCATTTCTAAATGATTTTTCACTAaattaatcaaatcaaatgaGAGGGAGATGTTCTTGTGATTAATTACAGAGAAGTGAAGCAAACATTCATCACAGCGATCAGCCTGCCAGTTGCAGCTGGCCCAACCGCTGCAGGTTCCGGCCTCTGCTTCCAAGGCTTCGTCGACCCTTCGTCCATCCCCACTCTCACGCTTCATTTCAGTAGCGGTGATTTCTGTGCGCCGCGGGAGAACTATTTCATCGTTGATGAGGACAGTCGATTGTCTTGCCTAGCAATCAACGAGACGCCGATGGGAATGTCCATCATCGGAGCCTTCATGCAGCAGAACGTCCACATTCATTACGACCTTGGAAACAACCTCATCACTTTCACGCCTGCACAATGTGATCAATTGTAgaaccattttcttctttgtttcttgtttctgtttgtGGAAGGAGATCAATAAAGAGATTCAGACAGCACACATTTCAGTTGTTTCTTATGATTTTGATCATCCCCTCACGCCTCCTTTTTCTATCATGGCTAAAAGTCTCTAGGGAAACATTTGAGGCTAATTCTTGATCTAAATTATATATAAGTAGCTTACTGGGAAGAAAATCTGGCAAAGATCTGATGTCTCCAATAATTTTGACAATCCTAGTGTTGGCCCCTTCCAACCAAATAGGGTTCAATTGTATGGAGCCCTTGCGGATGGAAAACAGATCCAAACAGAAGAACATGAACATgatatacttaatttttttgcaaatagaaataaaatactttgcatgttttttcatcattaataagaaaaatgttcaCTTTAACGTGGATTAGTAACATTATTCAGTTAAGGAGACTAATAGAAACTAAGCAACATGGCGATATAGTTAAAGAGACTAGTTAACAGTACTTATTAACATGAAACTTGTTTGTACTAAGGGGATTTTAGCCATTGTGTTCTTTAACCCAAATTTAGTCAGCAAGAACTTCCACGGATACAACAATGTTGCTCAACTATTGTCCAAGGGCTTGTTTGATGACCCCGATTCTGCGGATCATGAAGTGGATTGAGGCttgttgcttgattttaggTGACCTGCGAGCTCGAGCATGTCCATTGTTGTGAGTTTGCCTTccataatacatatatatatatatatatatataaaattgctTGAGTGGATTATTTTAGATGCCGCTCATACAGGTTTAATAACTTCGTGGGTATGTTCActctgttttttctttaaatgacgGTCATACATTCTCTGTCTCTTTTAGATGCTGATCGGCTgtgaaaatcatgaaaattgtATTTCTAGTTTTTCAAGAGTTTGGACAGCGAATCGAAACAAGAGAACCATGAGAAGCAAGGATTATTAGAAAAAGAGTACCACCTGATGACTCCATCTTCACAAATCACATCCGAAAGCTCTTCTGTATGGTTGAAGGGTGGCCACATTATTGGCcacagttttttttatgttgctaaTGAGATTTTTGTCTGGTGGCCAAAATTTTTTTAGCGACGGCTCATATCGTAACCAATAAATAAAAAGCATCTATGCCCAAAAATAAATAGCAATGACTGCCATATCCGATGATTTTTTTTGGCACAAAGCCCATGCCAAGGATGGCCTTTAGCAATTGATACGGTGCTGATTGttgcaaaaattatttttggcAACAACAAACTGGTTATTGGCCAGGACAAAGGCCCTACCAACAATGTTTGTTCAAGGAAAATGTGGTGATTATTAGTTTGATACATACCTACAAATAACGTCTAGGAGTTTTAAATTGTGAGGTTTTTTTCAGGTATTATACAGTAagcttgaaaaaatgaacaaaataaggtaagtttttaaaaatttaaaaaaactaaaaataagaaaa containing:
- the LOC116264356 gene encoding aspartic proteinase nepenthesin-1-like: MGCSQNAEQSNPPSPNLQQTPPPTNNSSTMAMPPQSHCLSSVLPILLLAIHLLPFCSSTSSIRVDVFVNLVQVDAHLNLTYHERLHRVMNRSHQRAMNLQHRGQRGRRHRTAPRPLDHNSSSIETPLQAGHGEFLMKLAIGNPPTSFMAIVDTASDLIWTPCSPCTLCPDQPSTVFDPQGSASYSKLSCSSPSCSALPHVCDPLSNDCQYIYRYGDQSTTSGYLSSETFTLGSASFENVGFGCGTMNWGFHEGAGLVGLNRGRLSLISQLGASVGYQFSYCLSGLEGGSSSSSRLAFGPNSSLPSSSVGAIKLPLLINSRSPDFYFVDLEGISVGGRRLPIEASAFQFKQGGTGGVVVDSGSALMYLVAEAYREVKQTFITAISLPVAAGPTAAGSGLCFQGFVDPSSIPTLTLHFSSGDFCAPRENYFIVDEDSRLSCLAINETPMGMSIIGAFMQQNVHIHYDLGNNLITFTPAQCDQL